Below is a genomic region from Azoarcus sp. KH32C.
GCCAGATGGAGGCGCTCGCCGACCGCATGGAGCGGCTCGCGGACGGCGCGCCGCTGATCATCGCGGGTGACTTCAACGACTGGCGCAATCGCGCGGACGACGTGCTGGTCAGCCGGCTGGGATTGCGCGATGCCTTCGATACCGGGCGCGGACGGCCGCCGCGCAGTTTTCCGAGCAGTGTGCCGCTGTTTCGTCTCGACCGCATCTACGTGCGGGGCTTCGAGGTGAGAAACGCGAAGGTTCATTCCGGATTGCCTTGGTCGCGGATCTCGGACCACGCGGCGCTGACGGCGGAGCTGGAGCCGTACGGGTGAGCGGCTTCGTTGGTGGAAACCGGATTACCCTGCTGGAAAATGGGGCGGCGTACTTTCCTGCGTTGGAGCAGGCGATCGACGCGGCCCAGTGCGAGATCTTTCTCGAGACCTATATCTTCGAGAACGACGCGACGGGACGGGCGATCGCGGCGGCCCTCAGACGCGCGGCGCGGCGCGGCGTAGCCGTGCGAGTGCTGGTCGACGGTTTCGGCGGCCGCAGTTTCGTGCGCGAGCAGATGGCCGGTCTGGGTGACGACGGTGTCGCCGTGATGATCTACCGCCGCGAACTGCGCATCTTTTCGCTGCGCCGCCACCGCCTGCGCCGCATGCATCGCAAGCTCGCGGTGATCGACGGGGCGGTCGCTTTCGTCGGCGGGATCAACATCATCGACGACCGTTATCCGGAAGGCACCGTCAATCCGCGCTTCGACTACGCGGTGAGGATCGAGGGCCCTTTGCTCGGCCCGATCCTGGAGTCGATGCACCGCCTGTGGCGTCTGGTGACCTGGGCCAGCATGCGTCGGCGCGACCCCTTGCCGCTGCTCGCACCGGCGCGCACGGAGCCGGTCGGGGAAGTGCGGGCGGCCTTCGTGATCCGGGACAATCTTCGCCATCGCCGCGATATCGAGGATGCCTATCTCGCCGCTGTGGACGCGGCGCGGCGCGAGGTCGTGATCGCCTGCGCCTATTTTTTTCCCGGACGGCGCTTCCGCCAAGCGCTGGTCGACGCCGCCGAGCGGGGCGTGCGGGTGATCCTGCTGCTGCAGGGACTTTCCGATCATCCGATGCAGTCCTACGCGACGCGTGCGTTGTACCCCTTCTTTCTCGAGCACAACATCCGCCTGTTCGAGTACCACCAAAGCTATCTGCATGCGAAGGTCGCGGTGGTCGATGGAATGTGGACGACGGTGGGGTCGAGCAATATCGACCCGTTCAGCCTGTTGATGGCGCGCGAGGCGAACGTCGTGATCGAGGACCGGGTGTTCGCGGGACAGCTGCGCGACGGTCTACGGCGCGCGTGCTCCGTCGGGGCGAAGGAGTTGCGGCGCAAGGACTGGCACCGCCTGCCGCGCCTGCGCCGCGCGGCGAGCTGGCTTGCCTATCAGCTCGTGCGCCTGGCGATCGGCGTCGCGGGATACGGCCGCAAGCACTGAGC
It encodes:
- the clsB gene encoding cardiolipin synthase ClsB, whose amino-acid sequence is MSGFVGGNRITLLENGAAYFPALEQAIDAAQCEIFLETYIFENDATGRAIAAALRRAARRGVAVRVLVDGFGGRSFVREQMAGLGDDGVAVMIYRRELRIFSLRRHRLRRMHRKLAVIDGAVAFVGGINIIDDRYPEGTVNPRFDYAVRIEGPLLGPILESMHRLWRLVTWASMRRRDPLPLLAPARTEPVGEVRAAFVIRDNLRHRRDIEDAYLAAVDAARREVVIACAYFFPGRRFRQALVDAAERGVRVILLLQGLSDHPMQSYATRALYPFFLEHNIRLFEYHQSYLHAKVAVVDGMWTTVGSSNIDPFSLLMAREANVVIEDRVFAGQLRDGLRRACSVGAKELRRKDWHRLPRLRRAASWLAYQLVRLAIGVAGYGRKH